Sequence from the Litorilinea aerophila genome:
GCCCGCTGGGCCCGGCAGCTCAACGAGCGCTGGCTCACTTTTCTGCAGGCGAAGCGCCCCTTTGTGCACCTCAAAGTGGCCATGAGCCTGGACGCCCGGGTGGCCACCCATACCGGCGCCAGCCGCTGGATCACCGGCCCGGCTGCCCGCCGCCTGGGCCATGCCTGGCGGGATAGCCACGAGGCCATCCTGGTGGGGGCCAACACTGTGCGCCAGGACAACCCCAGCCTGACCTGCCGCCTCACCCCCGAAGAGCTGCCCGGCCCCCTGCCCATCCGCCAGCCCCTGCGGGTGATTCTGGCCGGGGAACGCCCCCTCCCTGCCACGGCCCGGGTCTTCCAGGACGGCGGTCCCACCCTGGTGATCACCGGGGAGGCCCACTACCGCCGCCACCGCCAGGCGCTGGCCACAGTCGGCCCCCAGGTGGAGGTGGTGGCTGTGGCCAGCACTCGCGCCACCGGCTATCCCGATCCCGAAGCCGTGCTCCATTGCCTGCACGAAAGGGATGTGGTGGGGCTGCTGGTGGAGGGCGGCCCCACCGTAGCCGCCACCTTCCTGGACGCCGGGCTGGTGGACCGGATCAGCGCCTTCGTCGCGCCCATCCTGCTGGGGCCCCAGGGCCTGCCCGCCTTTGCCCAGGCCGATGTGGCGGACCCGGCCGCAGCCTGGCGCCTGACAGAGGTGGAAACCCGGGCCGTGGGCCGAGACATCCTGCTCAGCGGACGGGTGAAGGCGTCGCCCAGGACGCTCCAGGCCGGTGCGGCCGCGCCTTGAGCCTGGAGACCGGACATCCATTCCAGGAGGTTCTCACCATGTTTACCGGAATCGTGGAAGAAGTCGGCACCGTGCTCCAGCTCCAGCGCCGGGGACAGGACGCGGTGCTCACCATCCAGGCCCGCCAGGTGCTGGAGGGCACCCGGCCAGGCGACAGCATCGCGGTCAACGGCGTCTGCCTCACGGTCATCGACCTGGGCCCGGCCCGTTTCAGCGTGGACCTGAGCCAGGAGACCCTGGCCCGGTCCACCCTGGGCCGCCTGCTCCGGGGCGCCCCGGTCAACCTGGAGCGGGCCCTGGCCGTGGGCGGGCGCCTGGGGGGACACTTCGTCCAGGGCCACGTGGACGGCACCGGCGTGGTCCAGCGGGTGACCGGCGCAGGACGGGGCAAAGTCATCCGCATCCAGGCGCCGGCGGAGGTGCTGCGCTACATCGTCCACAAAGGCTTCATCGCCGTGGACGGCATGAGCCTCACCGCGGTGGACCCCGACGGCGGCGGCTTTCAGGTGGCCTTCATCCCCCACACCCTGGCCCACAGTGTGGCCCAGTTCTACCGGCCGGGCACCCGGGTCAACCTGGAGGCCGATATCCTGGCCAAGTATGCGGAGCGGCTGCTGGCCGGGCAGGAAACCGAAGACCTGGCTGCAAAGATGTTGACATAAACACATGACTCTCCTGCAAGAAGGGCATTTTTAAACGCAAAGGCGCCAAGAGTGGAGGTTAAGACAAAGTTTGAGGATGAACATGAACCAGTGGCATACGAACCAGAGCAGCGCCCTGCGGGCCGGGGAAGCCGGCCAGGTCGACTTCCCCCGCAGCACCGTCGCCCAGGCGGTGGAGGCTTTCCGGGCCGGGCGCATGGTCATCGTGGTGGATGATGCGGCCCGGGAAAATGAAGGAGATGTGATGGTGGCCGCGGAGCGGGTCACGCCGGGGGCCATCAACTTCATGGCCCGCCACGCCCGGGGGCTGATCTGCGTGGCCCTGCCCCCGGAACGGCTGCAGGCGCTCCAGCTTCCGCCCATGGTGGCAGACAACCAGACCCACCACGGCACGGCCTTCACCGTGAGCGTGGAGGCGGCCCACGGCGTCACCACCGGCATCAGCGCCGCCGACCGGGCCCGCACCATCCAGGTGCTGATGGACCCCCACAGCACGCCGGCAGACCTGGTGCGGCCGGGGCACGTCTTCCCCCTGGCCGCCCGGCCGGGCGGTGTGCTGGTCCGCCCTGGCCACACAGAGGCCGGCGTGGATCTGGCCCGGATGGCCGGCCTGCGTCCCGGCGCGGTGATCTGCGAGGTGATGAACGACGACGGCACCATGGCCCGCCTGCCGGATCTGGTGCGCTTTGCCGACCGCCACGGGCTGCCCCTCATCACCATCGCGGATCTGGCGGAATATCGGTTGCGGACCGAGCAGGTGGTGCAGCCGGTGGCCCAGGCCGGGCTGCCCACCCACTACGGTGACTTCCGGCTGCACCTCTTCCACGACCCTACCGGCGACCAGCAACACGTGGCCCTGGTGTTGGGAAGCTGGCAGCCCCACGAGCCGGTGCTGGTGCGGGTGCACAGCGAGTGCCTGACGGGTGACGTCTTCGGCAGTCAGCGGTGCGACTGCGGCGAGCAGTTGCAGCAGGCCCTGGCCCAGATGGGGGCCCTGGGGCGGGGGGTGCTCCTCTACATGCGCCAGGAGGGCCGGGGCATTGGCCTGGCCAACAAGATTCGGGCATATGCCCTGCAGGAAACGGGCCTGGACACGGTGGAGGCCAACGAGCACCTGGGCTTTCCGGCGGACCTGCGCCACTATGGCATCGCCGCGCAGATCCTGCGGGCGGTGGGGGTGCGCCGGGTGCGCCTCCTGACCAATAACCCGGCCAAGATCCAGGCCCTGGGCCGCTACGGGCTGGAGGTGGTGGAGCGGGTGCCCCTGGTGGTGCCGCCGGGCCGCCACAACCGGCACTACCTGCAGACCAAGCGGAGCAAACTGGGCCACCTGCTGGGAAGCCAGGAACGGTGAAAGAGACGCCAATCCATGAAACCACAGAAGGGAGCCAGAGATGGGCAACAGCTACACCGGCCACTACGTGGCTACAGGCCACCGCTACGTCATCGTGGTGAGCCGCTGGAACGAATTCATCACCGCCAAGCTGCTGGAGGGCGCGCGGGACACCCTGGTGCGCCATGGGGTGGAGCCGGCTCAGATCGATGAAATCTGGGTGCCGGGCAGCTTCGAAATTCCGGCCGTGGCCCTCAAGGCGGTGCGCAGCGGCCGCTACGACGGGGTCATCTGCCTGGGCTGCCTGATCCGGGGTGGCACCATCCACTTTGACCTGATTGCGGCCGAGGTGGCCAAGGGGGTGGCCCAGGTGGGCCTGCAACAGGGCGACGTCCCTGTGACCTTCGGCGTCCTCACCACCGAGAACATCGAACAGGCCATCGAGCGGGCGGGGAGCAAGGCCGGCAACAAGGGGGCCGAGGCGGCCCTGGCCGCCATCGAGATGGTGAACCTGTACCGGGCGTTGGCGACCTGAGGGAAAAAAGCCCCCTGTCCGGCCAGGAGACCGGACCTACGACGGGATGTGAACCCGCCTATGCACCCGCCGCTCTCCACCTGGGACACGGCGACGGACGACGGGGCGTAGGTCACCCATCCTTGCGTGACAGCGGGGCAGGGCCCCTGTCCGGCCAGGAGACCGGACCTGCGACGGGATGTGAACCCGCCCATGCACCCGCCGCCCTCCCCCGGGATACGGCGGCGGACGACAGGACGTAGGTCACCCATCCTTGCGTGACAGCGGGGCAGGGCCCTTCCATGGTTAATGGAATGGGACCGACATCGGTTCACCCCCACGCGTGTGGGGAATACGTGTCCTGCATGTACTGAAGCATCTGCTCAATCGGTTCACCCCCACGCGTGTGGGGAATACGTGCCGTTCAGCCAGGCCGTGGCAGCCTTTTTCGGTTCACCCCCACGCGTGTGGGGAATGCGTCATTGTGGAACGTGCGTTCGCTAACCTGGATGGTTCACCCCCACGCGTGTGGGGAATGCGTATCCTGCATGTACTGGAGCACCTGCTCAATCGGTTCACCCCCACGCGTGTGGGGAATGCGGTGAGGGGCCGGGAGAGATCGGGGCCGGTGCTGGTTCACCCCCACGCGTGTGGGGAATGCATGCGCTTCCAGGGCCATGCGCCGCAGCTCCGCGGTTCACCCCCACGCGTGTGGGGAATGCATCAACAAATGGAACCGAATGGCCCGGGAATTCGGTTCACCCCCACGCGTGTGGGGAATGCAAGCGCGCCAGTGGCTGCCACAATTGCGCCTGCTGGTTCACCCCCACGCGTGTGGGGAATACTGGCCCGCACCGCGCCATTGCGATGCAGGCCACGGTTCACCCCCACGCGTGTGGGGAATGCGTCCCGGCTCCGTCGCATGGAGCCGAATGCGACGGTTCACCCCCACGCGTGTGGGGAATGCCCTGTTTGTGTTTCTTCGCCACGCCGACGCCGCGGTTCACCCCCACGCGTGTGGGGAATGCTCTCAATATCGATCCTGCTGCGCGCCTATCGCCGGTTCACCCCCACGCGTGTGGGGAATACATAACTGCGCTTATGTTGTAGATTGTAGCACACGGTTCACCCCCACGCGTGTGGGGAATACCAAGGCCACCAACGTGGAGGGCGAGACGGACGCGGTTCACCCCCACGCGTGTGGGGAATACTTGTAACGGCGTCGCGCTGCCAAATCTAGCCCCGGTTCACCCCCACGCGTGTGGGGAATACCGGCACGTTTTTGACCAACAGAACGGTCCCTTCGGTTCACCCCCACGCGTGTGGGGAATACAAGGAGCTGTAGATGCCGAAGACCTACCTGGACGGTTCACCCCCACGCGTGTGGGGAATACATTTCTCGTCGTGGCTAAGCGAGAGCAGCCGCGGTTCACCCCCACGCGTGTGGGGAATACTGGAGATCATCAACCATGAGGAAGCCCAGCCGCGGTTCACCCCCACGCGTGTGGGGAATACTCGCCATCGAACCAGAATTGGTAGCGGTCCAACGGTTCACCCCCACGCGTGTGGGGAATACGTCAATTCGCCGGATGGGCCGCGGCACAACAGCGGTTCACCCCCACGCGTGTGGGGAATACGCCTTCTCCGTGGTCTTCAGCTTCCCACGCACCGGTTCACCCCCACGCGTGTGGGGAATACTGAGTGAATGGACCCATTCCCTATTGCCTTGGCTTCGGTTCACCCCCACGCGTGTGGGGAATACTATCCGGCCGGGGGCGCCGCGGCAGCATCCGCGGTTCACCCCCACGCGTGTGGGGAATACGACTTCCAGCGCCTGGGCAATCTTGTGCGCCACGGTTCACCCCCACGCGTGTGGGGAATACGATCCCTGTGTCGGTGTCATACCAGCCCCCCAGCGGTTCACCCCCACGCGTGTGGGGAATACGACAAGGTGGTAGCATCTGACCTGGGGTACTTCGGTTCACCCCCACGCGTGTGGGGAATACGCCTTGCCCATGGCAGCCACCGTCGATACCGGCGGTTCACCCCCACGCGTGTGGGGAATACGACACCTCCGCCGTTTCCGGCGGCGACACCGCTGGTTCACCCCCACGCGTGTGGGGAATACGATACCGGCAACAAGAGGCCGCCGTCGCCTGTCGGTTCACCCCCACGCGTGTGGGGAATACGCGGATGCCGTTACCGCTGATGACCGGTATCTCGGTTCACCCCCACGCGTGTGGGGAATACGACACCTACGGCGAAATTATGAGCACTGGGGGCGGTTCACCCCCACGCGTGTGGGGAATACACCTTCACGTACTCCCTATCCCTTTCGGCCCGCGGTTCACCCCCACGCGTGTGGGGAATACCAGGTCATCGCAGAACTGAATTGGCGGGACATCGGTTCACCCCCACGCGTGTGGGGAATACTTGTTCTTGCGCCGCCTGTTTGCTTCCCGCCACGGTTCACCCCCACGCGTGTGGGGAATACTCTATTTGCGCGAGTTTTGCACAGGTTTCACGCACACCAATTGCAAACCTTCAAAATCCACGATGGCCCGCCGGGTGTCCCCGTAGGTCCGTATTGTAAACCGCTGCTCGTTGTTTGTCGACCACGCCTGCAGAATGCCCCCTGTGTCCCGACGCCGACAGCACTTCTCCCACAGGCGATCCCGCACCATGCCCGACACGTGCCCGATGAATACCCCCGGGTGGGGCTCGATGAGCCAGCGGCTCAGTTCACCCCGCAACGAGGCAGGCACCCGCTCAAGAATCATCACCACCATAGTTCACGCCCCCCGCCACGGTGTCGTCTTCCTCTTCCGGTGCCCACAGCTCGCCCGGCAGGGCCGGGTCCGCATCCACATCCACGGTCAGATCTGCCTGCCCCCGGGTCATGGGCCGGGTCAGGTTTAACAACTGGTCGATGTCGTCTAAAATGCGCCCCAACAGCCGCTCCCGGTGAAAGAGATCCCGACAGGCATGGCGCACCCGAGTCTCCACCTGCATGGGCGATTCGGCCGTCAGCCGGAAGGCCAGGGGCACCGTCAGCCGGGTTTTGTACAGGTCGGCCACGTCGTAGACAAAGGAGAGCATCTTGCCCGTGTGGATGAAGCCCAGGCCGGGCGAGTAGCCGGCCGACACGATGGCCGCATGGCAGAGGCCGTTGAGGCAGGCGTTGGCCGCGGACAGGGCCCGGTTGATGGGGTCCGCCGCATACCAGCGCCCCCGGTCGTAGGCCCGCCCCATCCAGAAGACGCCATAGCGCCGGCTGGCCTCCGCGTAGGCCCGGCGCACCCGCGCCCCCTCCATGCCCCGGATCTGTTGCAGGGTCAGGGCAGGGTCCAGCTCTTCTTCAAAACGAAACTGATACATGCGACGGACGACTTCCAGCCGGCGGGCGGGGTCGCTCACCAGTTCCGCCTGGCGGATCAGGCGATACCCCTTGCGGGTCTCGCCCACCCCCTGGGCGTAGAAACGCACCCCTTCTTCGCCACACCAGTTGACCAGACAGCCGTTGTCCGCCAGCGTCTTGATGGCCTCGTGGGTGATGGAGGTGCCCGGCCCCAACATGAGCACGGCCAGGGAAGCCACCGGGATCAGGACCCGGCCCTCCTGGTTGATGAATTCCACAGCCCGGGCCCGGCGGTCGATGCGGCCGTGCTCCAGGTACAGGTAGCTGAGCCCGTCCCGCAGTTTGGGCAGCTCGTGGAGATCTTGGATGCGCATGGTTGTTCCTTTCTACTTCCGGATCATCAGCCTGGGTCTTCTGACCTGGGGGAGTTCGAAGTTCGACTTCCCGGTGTGTCCCATTTGGGGAAAAGGCATGTGCCCTGGCGACCGCGCCATCCACACCGCCGGTCCCGTTTCCATACGGGACAGCCCCCGTGCGGTTTGGACACCGCACCTACGTCACCGACAGCCGCCGGTCCCGTTTCCATGCGAGACAACCCCTGTGCGGCCAGGAAGTCGAACTTCGAACGCAGCCCACAGTCGGGCCACCCCTCAGCGGGGCGGCGCCAGGGAGAGGAGGCCAAAGCCAAAGGCCTTGCCACTGCCGATGCCCTGGTGGACGGCCGCCAGGAAGCGCTCCGGCTCCAGCACCTTCAGCACCCCGTCGAAGCAGACGCTGAGGAACTTGAGCTGACGCCGGTGGTCATCGGTCCGCCGTTGGGCCGTGGGGATGGCCGTGAGCACCTGGAAGCCGTGCTGTTCCCCCTTGCGGTGGAGCCAGGCCAGTTGCTCCTCCGGCCGGTAGAGGCCCACCCGCTTGCCCTTGTCCGGGCCGGCCTGCTTTCCCAGGCGTTTGGTGGGGTTGGCCAGCAGCCGGAAGGCCAGCATCTGGCCGGGACGAAAGGCCAGCTCCACTTCCTTCACCCCGGGATTCACCTCCCCAGGGGGCAGCAGATCCGGCGGCAGCAGATACGACCCGGCGGCCAGGTGAGACCAGTCCGGCCCGGTCTGGGACTGGACCAGCAGGGTGGGCAGGCCGGTGCGCGGGTGGACGTCCAGGCGGAAGAGGACCCGCTCCCTGGTCTGGGAGAGATCCTCAGCGAAGGCCCGCAATACCGTCCGGTGCATCTCGTAGGGGTGGGCGATCTCCGCCTGCACCTGGCGGCTGCGGGGGTTGAGTATCAGGCGTGAGAGATACATGGGCGTTCCTCCACGTTGAACAGGGTCGGCCATCGCCTAAGCCCGGTCTGTGTCCGGGGGTTCGGCGTCGTCCGGCCCGGCGGGCGGCGGGTCGATGAAGGTGACCCGCACCCGCCGGGGCGCGAAGCGACGCTGGGCGAAGGAGATGGGCTGATCGGGTCGCACTTCGCTACCGTTGGGATCCTCCAACACCAGGCGCATCTGGGGCCGCTCTCCACGCCGGGGTGAAGCGAGCCGGGGGTACCGGGCCAGGGTCTCCAGCAAGTCTTCACCCGGCCGCAGGCCGTCGGCCAGCCAGGGAGGTCGACCGGGCACGAAGGCCTTGCGCCCCAGGTAGAGGGGCCAGTGGGGGTCCCGCAGGGCCTGGTGCAGGCGGCGCAGCAGGGCGTCATCTTCCCCTTCCAGCCCCACCAGGAAACAGGCGTCGGCCAGATAGTAGCGGGTGGAGAGCTCCGTCTCCTTGATGCCACCCTTGGCCCGGTAGACGTTCTGGGCGGTGTGGTAGTCAACGGCCAGCCGCCCCTCCCGGTCCACCCGCACACCCATGCGCAGCGCGGCCAGGTCCGCCACGGGCGCGATGCGGGGGCGCCCCAGCGCGGCGCAGAGCAGGCCCACCACTCCACTCTTGGAGGGTTCCAGGCCGGTGTCTCGCACGGTGAAGCGGCTCTGGACACCCCAGGACTGCATGGGGCCGCAGAGACGCAGCAACAGCACGCTCATGATGCCTCCTCGGCGGCGGGCAGCCCGGCCAGGACCCGCCCGATCCAGGCCTCCAGGTTGGGCGTGCGGTGTTGACCCAGGCCGTTGAGGGGCAGGTCGGGGTCCAGATCCAGCGCCGCCACCTGGCGGATGGTGTCGCCGCCGTAGACGGTGACCAGCCGATCCCAGTACTGCCCCAGGGCCTCCACCGACGGGGCCACGTAGCCGGTCCCGGCGCGGGGATAGACGGGGCGCTCGAAGGCGTTGGCCAGGTTCCAGCCCATGCCGTCCTCCCGGACCACGGCCAGGAGGAAGCTGGGCGGGTTGTGGGCGGCGAAGCTGTTCTGCTTGCCCGTGGGCACCGCGGCCACGGCCGCCCGCAGGAAGCCCTCCACCGTGCGCCGGGCCAGGGCCACATCGCCGTCCAGGTTCTTCAGGAGCT
This genomic interval carries:
- the ribH gene encoding 6,7-dimethyl-8-ribityllumazine synthase, which codes for MGNSYTGHYVATGHRYVIVVSRWNEFITAKLLEGARDTLVRHGVEPAQIDEIWVPGSFEIPAVALKAVRSGRYDGVICLGCLIRGGTIHFDLIAAEVAKGVAQVGLQQGDVPVTFGVLTTENIEQAIERAGSKAGNKGAEAALAAIEMVNLYRALAT
- a CDS encoding bifunctional 3,4-dihydroxy-2-butanone-4-phosphate synthase/GTP cyclohydrolase II, with amino-acid sequence MNQWHTNQSSALRAGEAGQVDFPRSTVAQAVEAFRAGRMVIVVDDAARENEGDVMVAAERVTPGAINFMARHARGLICVALPPERLQALQLPPMVADNQTHHGTAFTVSVEAAHGVTTGISAADRARTIQVLMDPHSTPADLVRPGHVFPLAARPGGVLVRPGHTEAGVDLARMAGLRPGAVICEVMNDDGTMARLPDLVRFADRHGLPLITIADLAEYRLRTEQVVQPVAQAGLPTHYGDFRLHLFHDPTGDQQHVALVLGSWQPHEPVLVRVHSECLTGDVFGSQRCDCGEQLQQALAQMGALGRGVLLYMRQEGRGIGLANKIRAYALQETGLDTVEANEHLGFPADLRHYGIAAQILRAVGVRRVRLLTNNPAKIQALGRYGLEVVERVPLVVPPGRHNRHYLQTKRSKLGHLLGSQER
- the cas5e gene encoding type I-E CRISPR-associated protein Cas5/CasD — its product is MSVLLLRLCGPMQSWGVQSRFTVRDTGLEPSKSGVVGLLCAALGRPRIAPVADLAALRMGVRVDREGRLAVDYHTAQNVYRAKGGIKETELSTRYYLADACFLVGLEGEDDALLRRLHQALRDPHWPLYLGRKAFVPGRPPWLADGLRPGEDLLETLARYPRLASPRRGERPQMRLVLEDPNGSEVRPDQPISFAQRRFAPRRVRVTFIDPPPAGPDDAEPPDTDRA
- the cas6e gene encoding type I-E CRISPR-associated protein Cas6/Cse3/CasE, producing the protein MYLSRLILNPRSRQVQAEIAHPYEMHRTVLRAFAEDLSQTRERVLFRLDVHPRTGLPTLLVQSQTGPDWSHLAAGSYLLPPDLLPPGEVNPGVKEVELAFRPGQMLAFRLLANPTKRLGKQAGPDKGKRVGLYRPEEQLAWLHRKGEQHGFQVLTAIPTAQRRTDDHRRQLKFLSVCFDGVLKVLEPERFLAAVHQGIGSGKAFGFGLLSLAPPR
- the cas1e gene encoding type I-E CRISPR-associated endonuclease Cas1e; translation: MRIQDLHELPKLRDGLSYLYLEHGRIDRRARAVEFINQEGRVLIPVASLAVLMLGPGTSITHEAIKTLADNGCLVNWCGEEGVRFYAQGVGETRKGYRLIRQAELVSDPARRLEVVRRMYQFRFEEELDPALTLQQIRGMEGARVRRAYAEASRRYGVFWMGRAYDRGRWYAADPINRALSAANACLNGLCHAAIVSAGYSPGLGFIHTGKMLSFVYDVADLYKTRLTVPLAFRLTAESPMQVETRVRHACRDLFHRERLLGRILDDIDQLLNLTRPMTRGQADLTVDVDADPALPGELWAPEEEDDTVAGGVNYGGDDS
- the cas2e gene encoding type I-E CRISPR-associated endoribonuclease Cas2e, with the protein product MVVMILERVPASLRGELSRWLIEPHPGVFIGHVSGMVRDRLWEKCCRRRDTGGILQAWSTNNEQRFTIRTYGDTRRAIVDFEGLQLVCVKPVQNSRK
- the ribD gene encoding bifunctional diaminohydroxyphosphoribosylaminopyrimidine deaminase/5-amino-6-(5-phosphoribosylamino)uracil reductase RibD; translation: MSEPVISESIEAETPIALPYPWGDPGQPDNPSPMGRALSLAALARGHCHPNPMVGCVLMQGDATVGEGWHRARGTAHAEAVALAAAGPAARGATAYVTLEPCNHWGHTPPCAQALIQAGVARVVVAMADPNPLARGGAATLRQAGIQVDVAHPDSQEARWARQLNERWLTFLQAKRPFVHLKVAMSLDARVATHTGASRWITGPAARRLGHAWRDSHEAILVGANTVRQDNPSLTCRLTPEELPGPLPIRQPLRVILAGERPLPATARVFQDGGPTLVITGEAHYRRHRQALATVGPQVEVVAVASTRATGYPDPEAVLHCLHERDVVGLLVEGGPTVAATFLDAGLVDRISAFVAPILLGPQGLPAFAQADVADPAAAWRLTEVETRAVGRDILLSGRVKASPRTLQAGAAAP
- a CDS encoding riboflavin synthase, producing the protein MFTGIVEEVGTVLQLQRRGQDAVLTIQARQVLEGTRPGDSIAVNGVCLTVIDLGPARFSVDLSQETLARSTLGRLLRGAPVNLERALAVGGRLGGHFVQGHVDGTGVVQRVTGAGRGKVIRIQAPAEVLRYIVHKGFIAVDGMSLTAVDPDGGGFQVAFIPHTLAHSVAQFYRPGTRVNLEADILAKYAERLLAGQETEDLAAKMLT